Proteins co-encoded in one Chloroflexota bacterium genomic window:
- the xseB gene encoding exodeoxyribonuclease VII small subunit, with protein sequence MSEVNANEQDKRDQSLGELTFEQAQKRLDETVQKLESGGLPLEEATRLYEEGITLAKTCNEALTSAELRISRIRTEHGEQMRFIGEESATYEA encoded by the coding sequence ATGAGCGAAGTTAACGCCAACGAACAGGATAAGCGGGACCAATCACTTGGCGAACTGACCTTCGAGCAGGCGCAGAAACGCCTAGACGAGACGGTGCAGAAGCTGGAGTCCGGCGGGCTGCCCTTAGAAGAAGCCACGCGCCTGTACGAAGAGGGCATCACGCTCGCGAAGACTTGCAACGAAGCGCTGACTTCCGCGGAACTGCGCATCTCACGCATTCGTACCGAACACGGTGAGCAGATGCGTTTCATCGGCGAAGAGTCGGCGACATACGAGGCGTAG
- a CDS encoding dual specificity protein phosphatase family protein, producing MLGKGARTVRDRLKSQGVRTTALWAYARGIPKVTGVPMLEYSRVTESLYVGPQHRENGKHALEQAGITHIVNMRAEFDDAEHGLTLGVNGATRYCHLPTIDDDPISAAHIREGIAFIERALAEGGKVYIHCTAGVGRAPSMAAACLISKGCSVDEALGRIRAVRPFIKPTPAQIRALAEFEHETNGNGSMNRRRQ from the coding sequence ATGCTAGGGAAGGGCGCGCGCACCGTGCGAGACCGCCTAAAGTCGCAGGGCGTGCGCACGACCGCGCTCTGGGCATACGCGCGCGGCATTCCGAAGGTCACCGGCGTGCCGATGCTCGAATACAGCCGCGTTACCGAATCGCTGTATGTCGGACCACAGCACCGCGAGAACGGAAAGCACGCCCTGGAGCAGGCGGGGATCACGCACATCGTCAACATGCGCGCGGAGTTCGATGATGCAGAGCATGGCTTGACGCTAGGCGTCAACGGCGCGACGCGATACTGCCATCTGCCGACCATCGACGACGACCCGATTTCGGCAGCGCACATTCGCGAGGGCATCGCATTCATCGAACGCGCATTAGCGGAAGGCGGCAAAGTCTATATTCACTGCACGGCAGGCGTCGGGCGCGCGCCAAGCATGGCGGCGGCGTGCCTGATTTCCAAAGGATGCAGCGTGGACGAAGCACTAGGCCGCATTCGCGCCGTGCGCCCGTTCATTAAGCCAACGCCCGCGCAAATACGCGCACTGGCAGAGTTCGAGCACGAGACGAATGGCAACGGCAGCATGAACCGCCGCCGCCAGTAG
- the efp gene encoding elongation factor P yields MTVNYGELRKGMAIEMDDAPFIVLEYEQRKMQQRAPTMRIKFRELTTGRQVERSFSGYDVAFTLADVERRSAQYIYEDDNLYYFMDTDTYDQFPLSSEQIADGLQFLVEQIEVDLVLYRDNPVAIELPITVNLEVAETVPGVRGDTAQGGTKPATLQTGLVVNVPLFINQGELIRVDTRTGQYLSRA; encoded by the coding sequence ATGACCGTCAACTACGGGGAACTGCGAAAGGGCATGGCAATCGAAATGGACGACGCGCCCTTCATCGTTCTCGAATACGAACAGCGCAAGATGCAGCAGCGCGCGCCGACCATGCGCATCAAGTTCCGCGAACTCACCACGGGCAGGCAGGTCGAGCGCTCCTTCTCCGGCTACGATGTCGCCTTCACCCTCGCCGATGTCGAGCGCCGCTCAGCGCAGTACATCTACGAAGACGACAATCTGTACTACTTCATGGACACAGACACATACGACCAATTCCCGCTCAGTTCGGAGCAGATAGCGGACGGATTGCAGTTTTTGGTGGAGCAAATCGAGGTCGATCTCGTGCTTTACCGTGACAATCCGGTCGCAATCGAACTGCCCATTACGGTCAATTTGGAAGTCGCCGAGACTGTGCCCGGAGTGCGTGGCGACACGGCGCAAGGCGGCACTAAGCCGGCGACGCTCCAGACGGGGCTTGTTGTGAATGTGCCGCTGTTCATCAACCAAGGCGAGCTAATCAGGGTGGACACTCGCACCGGACAATATCTGTCCCGCGCATAG
- a CDS encoding 2-hydroxy-3-oxopropionate reductase, whose translation MADIGFIGLGIMGRPMVRNLMKAGNTVTVYDIVGTAIEEMATEGAIPASSSSEVAEKNSLIITMVPDSADSEAAILGANGVLEGAASGSVVIDMSSIAPASSQKIAAGCEAQGVDFLDAPVSGGEPGAISGTLAIMVGGKKDVYDKYVDVFAPMGNATFCGDYGAGNTTKLANQIIVAINIAAVGEALVLSKKAGLDPNVVFEAIRGGLAGSTVLNAKAPMMIEGNFTPGFRINLHQKDLNNALQTARELSVPLPFTALAQQIIGSLMNEGKGASDHSAIANFIEDMAQTKISG comes from the coding sequence ATGGCAGATATAGGATTCATCGGACTGGGGATTATGGGCAGGCCGATGGTGCGAAACCTGATGAAAGCGGGTAACACCGTAACGGTGTACGACATCGTCGGCACTGCCATCGAAGAGATGGCAACCGAGGGCGCTATTCCTGCGTCGTCTTCGAGTGAAGTTGCGGAGAAGAACTCGCTAATTATCACGATGGTCCCCGACTCGGCGGACTCCGAAGCGGCGATACTCGGCGCGAACGGCGTGCTAGAGGGAGCGGCGTCCGGCTCGGTCGTCATCGACATGAGCTCGATCGCGCCTGCATCCTCGCAGAAGATAGCGGCGGGCTGCGAGGCGCAGGGCGTGGATTTCCTTGATGCGCCGGTCAGCGGCGGCGAACCGGGTGCAATTTCCGGCACGCTCGCCATTATGGTCGGCGGCAAGAAGGATGTGTATGACAAGTATGTGGATGTGTTCGCGCCGATGGGCAACGCCACATTCTGCGGCGACTACGGTGCGGGCAACACGACAAAGCTGGCGAACCAGATTATCGTCGCCATCAACATCGCTGCCGTCGGCGAGGCGCTGGTGCTGTCGAAGAAGGCGGGCCTTGACCCGAATGTCGTATTTGAGGCAATCAGGGGCGGACTCGCGGGCAGCACGGTGCTGAACGCCAAAGCGCCGATGATGATCGAGGGCAACTTCACGCCCGGATTCCGCATCAACCTGCACCAGAAAGACCTGAACAACGCCCTGCAGACGGCGCGCGAGCTTAGCGTGCCGCTGCCCTTCACCGCGCTGGCGCAGCAGATTATCGGCTCGCTGATGAACGAAGGCAAGGGCGCATCCGACCACTCCGCAATCGCCAACTTCATCGAAGACATGGCGCAGACAAAGATTAGCGGCTAG
- a CDS encoding mandelate racemase/muconate lactonizing enzyme family protein: MQIVDITTTQLNYPHTNPIQDATIPMPPPGAGGRGQLFVHIRTDEGVEGLGIGQSSPGVRQVVLALRNLLLGKDPFNIEQLWNEMFWQVRGYGRKGVAFCAISAIDIGLWDLKAKALGVPLFKLLGPYRESVPIYGSGGWTNFSEQELIAEMVGYAEQGIPRVKMKVGKDFGQSEREDIQRLAAVRGALGDDVAIYIDANNGYYPKQAIYMAREFEQYQVGWFEEPLIADDVQGLAEVSHAINIPVATGEHEYTKHGFRELIASGGADIVQPDVGRVGGVTEWMKVAHVAHAFNLPVAPHAVQLVHLHLACATPNLKVVEYMNTGLEGDRVWYTEFPQQKDGMWAPYPDKPGLGLELDPAAIKQWAV; this comes from the coding sequence ATGCAGATCGTTGACATTACCACCACGCAGCTCAATTATCCGCACACTAATCCGATCCAGGATGCCACAATTCCCATGCCACCGCCGGGCGCAGGTGGTCGCGGGCAGCTCTTCGTACACATTCGCACGGACGAAGGCGTAGAGGGACTGGGCATCGGGCAGTCGTCGCCGGGCGTGCGGCAGGTTGTACTGGCTTTGCGCAATCTGCTGCTTGGCAAGGACCCATTCAACATCGAGCAGCTATGGAACGAGATGTTCTGGCAGGTGCGCGGATACGGGCGCAAGGGCGTCGCGTTCTGCGCTATATCCGCCATCGACATTGGCTTGTGGGACTTGAAGGCGAAGGCGCTAGGCGTGCCGCTGTTCAAGCTGCTGGGACCGTATCGCGAGTCCGTGCCGATATACGGCAGCGGCGGCTGGACGAACTTCAGCGAGCAGGAACTGATAGCGGAGATGGTGGGCTACGCCGAACAGGGCATTCCGCGCGTGAAGATGAAGGTTGGCAAGGACTTCGGGCAGTCCGAGCGCGAGGACATTCAGCGGCTTGCGGCGGTTCGCGGGGCGCTCGGTGACGATGTCGCCATATATATCGACGCCAATAACGGCTACTACCCCAAGCAGGCGATTTACATGGCGCGCGAGTTCGAACAGTATCAGGTCGGCTGGTTTGAAGAACCGCTGATTGCGGACGATGTGCAAGGGCTTGCGGAAGTCAGCCACGCGATCAACATTCCGGTAGCAACCGGCGAGCACGAGTACACGAAGCACGGCTTCCGCGAACTTATCGCGTCGGGTGGCGCGGACATTGTGCAGCCGGATGTCGGCAGGGTTGGTGGCGTTACTGAGTGGATGAAGGTCGCGCATGTCGCGCACGCGTTCAACCTGCCGGTCGCGCCGCATGCAGTGCAGCTGGTTCACCTGCATCTCGCCTGCGCCACGCCGAACCTCAAGGTCGTCGAGTATATGAACACCGGACTAGAAGGCGACCGTGTGTGGTACACCGAGTTTCCGCAGCAGAAAGACGGCATGTGGGCGCCTTATCCGGACAAGCCGGGCTTGGGGCTTGAGCTCGACCCGGCAGCCATCAAGCAGTGGGCAGTATGA
- a CDS encoding Uma2 family endonuclease, with product MGVKEAMVTTTRLMTYEDYAKMPDDERWELINGELIVVPGANFDHQRNQAKLGRWMLPFVDERNLGVVLFSPFDVKLSDTDVVQPDVMFISKEREHIITGAYLEGAPDLVVEILSPSTSRRDWNEKRELYALHGVKEYLVMDPSNKIVWRLTLKDGALEIEQTYYEGDTVTSTVLEGFSIAVDDIF from the coding sequence ATGGGGGTGAAAGAGGCAATGGTCACCACTACCCGCCTGATGACATACGAAGACTACGCCAAGATGCCCGACGACGAGCGCTGGGAGCTGATTAACGGGGAGTTGATTGTGGTTCCAGGGGCTAATTTCGACCATCAAAGGAATCAGGCGAAGCTAGGGAGGTGGATGTTGCCGTTCGTGGATGAGCGCAATCTTGGCGTCGTCTTGTTCTCCCCGTTTGATGTGAAGCTGTCAGACACCGATGTAGTGCAGCCCGATGTGATGTTCATATCAAAGGAACGGGAGCATATCATCACCGGAGCATATCTGGAAGGAGCTCCCGACCTAGTGGTCGAAATCCTATCTCCGTCAACATCGCGCCGCGACTGGAACGAAAAACGCGAACTCTACGCTCTGCACGGTGTCAAAGAATATTTGGTAATGGACCCGTCCAACAAGATTGTGTGGCGTTTGACACTGAAGGACGGTGCATTGGAAATCGAACAGACTTACTACGAAGGCGACACCGTAACATCGACCGTGCTTGAAGGATTCAGCATCGCGGTGGACGACATATTCTAG
- a CDS encoding metal-dependent transcriptional regulator — MARTNTKTNSKIDTVSPSRQRLSMTAENYLLSIYRLNEEDTVVTLTQLAEHLKMLPEGEGLGTSLPTVGGMIRRLEREGLLAVDGKKQLSLTKKGQRSAEEIVRRHRLAERMVVDMLDVELHRAHVEAHLLEHAISEYLEERIMEKLGNPTTSPFGYPIPGTDYVQPGPSFRLNEAPLGNRLQIDKIPVDDEVLLKHLVQNQVIPGNQIVVREINTSTGIIAFECMDEDVVVGYQVGQFIWVRSDDE; from the coding sequence ATGGCTAGAACTAATACTAAAACCAACTCTAAAATCGATACGGTATCACCATCTCGGCAGCGCCTATCTATGACGGCGGAGAACTACTTGCTGTCCATATATCGGCTGAATGAAGAGGACACAGTTGTTACTTTAACGCAGCTTGCCGAGCACCTGAAAATGCTGCCAGAAGGCGAAGGGCTAGGCACATCATTGCCAACCGTCGGCGGCATGATTCGTCGCCTAGAGAGGGAAGGATTGCTCGCGGTTGATGGTAAGAAGCAGTTGTCGCTTACGAAGAAAGGTCAGCGCAGCGCCGAGGAGATTGTGCGGCGGCACCGCCTGGCTGAGCGCATGGTCGTGGATATGCTGGACGTCGAGTTGCACCGGGCGCACGTCGAGGCGCACCTGCTGGAGCACGCCATCTCCGAGTATCTCGAAGAGCGAATAATGGAAAAGCTCGGCAATCCTACGACCTCACCGTTCGGATACCCGATCCCCGGCACCGACTATGTGCAGCCCGGCCCGTCTTTCCGCTTGAATGAAGCGCCACTCGGCAACAGATTGCAGATTGACAAAATCCCGGTGGACGACGAAGTTCTGCTGAAGCATCTGGTTCAAAATCAGGTGATCCCGGGCAACCAAATCGTGGTCAGGGAAATCAACACATCCACTGGCATAATCGCGTTCGAATGCATGGACGAGGATGTGGTAGTGGGCTACCAAGTCGGTCAGTTTATCTGGGTGCGCTCGGACGACGAGTAA
- the aroQ gene encoding type II 3-dehydroquinate dehydratase has protein sequence MKIVILNGPNLNMLGRREQAYYGAKTLADIEELIAEKGRALEVDTEFYQSNHEGALVDYLQALTPDVEGIVVNAGAITHYGLSLRDALIDSRLPVVEVHLSNIHAREEFRRHSVIADIAQGQIAGLGWQGYIFALEFLADKLKQS, from the coding sequence ATGAAAATCGTCATTCTTAACGGACCAAACCTGAACATGCTCGGCAGACGCGAGCAGGCGTATTATGGCGCCAAGACGCTGGCGGACATTGAAGAGCTGATTGCCGAGAAGGGACGCGCGCTTGAGGTAGATACGGAGTTCTACCAATCGAATCACGAAGGCGCGCTCGTGGACTATCTGCAGGCGCTGACGCCCGATGTCGAGGGCATTGTGGTCAACGCAGGCGCAATCACGCACTACGGGTTGTCGCTTCGGGACGCGCTGATAGACTCGCGTCTGCCGGTTGTCGAAGTGCATCTGTCCAACATCCACGCGCGCGAAGAGTTCCGCCGGCACTCGGTCATCGCCGACATCGCGCAGGGGCAAATCGCCGGGCTTGGCTGGCAGGGTTATATCTTCGCGCTCGAATTTCTCGCCGATAAACTTAAGCAATCCTGA
- the xseA gene encoding exodeoxyribonuclease VII large subunit, translating into MATIYTVSQISTYTKQTLERDSVLRDLWVSGEVTNLARPGSGHAYFSVRDGNATMGCVMFRNSRGMQHLKNGAEIIVHGRVSIYEQRGDLQIIVDIAQPEGVGELQLQLEQLRLQLEEQGLFDESRKRELPRFPKKIAVVTSPSGAVWHDIQDVVRRRYPLVELAIAPAPVQGTDAAPAIAEAIEAAGSEPGVDVIIVARGGGSLEDLWAFNEEAVARAIYACPVPVVSSIGHETDHTIADDVADLSAPTPSSAAERVVPDRAELIAFAVGAAQSIDAAISRQLAAGIDRTQQLDRRLQNAMPDLDTMRMRIDDRLSAAHRILTHTITLNAERTSGLKLRLDTLNPYDTLRRGYAIVQRRDDGSVVSAGAQVKAGDALDITLDDGKIEAEVTTARSDNERS; encoded by the coding sequence ATGGCAACCATATACACCGTCTCCCAAATATCGACGTACACCAAGCAGACGCTTGAGCGCGACTCCGTGCTTAGGGACTTATGGGTAAGCGGCGAGGTCACCAACCTTGCGCGCCCCGGTTCAGGCCATGCGTACTTCAGCGTGCGCGACGGAAACGCGACGATGGGATGTGTGATGTTCCGCAACTCACGCGGTATGCAACATTTGAAGAACGGCGCGGAAATCATAGTGCATGGGCGCGTTTCCATCTATGAGCAGCGCGGCGACCTGCAAATCATCGTGGACATCGCGCAGCCCGAAGGCGTGGGCGAACTTCAGCTGCAATTGGAGCAATTAAGACTGCAGTTGGAAGAGCAAGGATTGTTCGACGAGTCCCGTAAACGCGAATTGCCGCGCTTTCCTAAGAAGATAGCGGTCGTAACATCGCCCAGCGGAGCTGTGTGGCATGATATTCAGGATGTCGTTCGGCGGCGCTATCCGCTAGTCGAACTTGCGATTGCGCCGGCCCCGGTTCAAGGCACGGACGCGGCGCCGGCGATTGCGGAGGCAATTGAGGCAGCGGGCAGCGAACCGGGCGTCGATGTAATCATCGTGGCGCGCGGTGGTGGTTCACTCGAAGACCTGTGGGCGTTCAACGAAGAGGCGGTAGCGCGGGCGATATACGCCTGTCCCGTGCCGGTCGTCAGCTCGATTGGGCACGAAACCGACCATACAATCGCCGATGATGTGGCGGACTTGAGCGCGCCTACGCCGTCCTCGGCTGCCGAGCGTGTTGTCCCCGACAGAGCGGAGCTGATTGCTTTCGCAGTGGGCGCGGCACAGAGCATAGACGCAGCAATATCGCGCCAACTCGCGGCGGGGATAGACCGCACGCAACAACTCGACCGGCGCCTGCAAAACGCCATGCCGGACTTGGACACGATGCGAATGAGGATAGACGACCGCCTGTCTGCCGCGCATCGCATACTTACGCACACAATCACGTTAAACGCTGAGCGCACAAGTGGGCTGAAACTCCGATTGGACACGCTGAACCCCTATGACACGCTGCGGCGCGGTTACGCCATCGTGCAGCGGCGCGACGACGGCAGCGTAGTTAGCGCGGGGGCACAGGTCAAAGCGGGCGACGCTCTGGATATTACGCTTGACGACGGCAAAATAGAAGCCGAAGTAACGACCGCCAGGAGCGATAATGAGCGAAGTTAA
- a CDS encoding MFS transporter, protein MRSSGSASVARGSPDGRSSRRIRIPRMQTLDSLRAYPNFRLLWVGDFCSNNALWLQMLTAGWLVRSLTENSPYSTFLVVTVGGMAMLPGLIMAPIAGTLGDRMDRRKLIIGIQSFMAMFSFLFAVLVGQQLVSHYHVYMYVFLGGICLSITQTNRMALIANTVPRASMANAFATNVLTIPGTRMIGPFIGGILITTLGFFWNFTLESLLYLGTVIAYMPMKTPYVERRTAPKDVSFIADLVAGFVYVWRDKRVLLYITIIGFVPNTILEPVMFLLPVFTSEVLRSGADVGGYLVAINGLGGLLMAFFIASFGFIFPKGKIILVAAMVSSVFILLFAYAALLPLAMLLIMLFAPSQTAFRTATVTLQTLIAPDEMRSRVMSLQRYSMGGVVIFSLVVGWFAEITSVSIALTAMGIIGLVVGLLFWVFGDQIRELDA, encoded by the coding sequence ATGAGATCATCCGGATCCGCGTCCGTTGCTCGCGGATCGCCCGATGGCAGGTCGTCTCGGCGGATACGCATACCCAGAATGCAGACGCTCGACTCGCTGCGGGCGTATCCGAACTTCCGCTTGCTATGGGTTGGAGACTTCTGCTCTAACAACGCGCTGTGGCTGCAAATGCTCACGGCTGGCTGGCTTGTCCGCAGTCTCACAGAGAACTCGCCGTATTCGACATTCTTGGTCGTAACGGTCGGCGGCATGGCTATGCTGCCCGGCTTGATAATGGCGCCCATCGCCGGCACCCTCGGCGACCGTATGGACAGGCGCAAGCTGATTATCGGCATTCAGAGCTTCATGGCGATGTTCTCATTCCTGTTCGCGGTGCTCGTCGGGCAGCAGCTAGTATCGCACTACCATGTGTATATGTACGTGTTCCTCGGCGGCATTTGTCTGTCCATAACGCAGACGAACCGCATGGCGCTCATCGCCAACACGGTGCCGCGCGCATCTATGGCCAACGCTTTCGCCACGAATGTGCTGACGATACCCGGCACGCGCATGATAGGACCATTCATCGGCGGCATACTCATCACAACGCTGGGTTTCTTCTGGAACTTCACGCTCGAATCGCTGCTATATCTTGGTACGGTGATTGCGTATATGCCGATGAAAACGCCGTATGTCGAGCGCAGAACCGCGCCGAAAGATGTCTCATTCATCGCGGACTTGGTCGCGGGCTTCGTCTATGTCTGGCGGGACAAGCGCGTGTTGCTGTACATCACGATAATCGGATTCGTGCCGAACACGATACTAGAGCCGGTAATGTTCCTACTGCCAGTGTTCACCAGCGAGGTGCTGCGCAGCGGCGCGGATGTTGGCGGATACCTTGTCGCCATCAACGGCTTGGGCGGGCTGCTGATGGCGTTCTTCATCGCATCGTTCGGATTCATATTCCCCAAGGGCAAGATAATTCTCGTTGCTGCCATGGTCAGTTCGGTGTTCATCTTGCTGTTCGCGTATGCTGCACTGCTGCCGCTTGCGATGCTGCTGATAATGCTGTTCGCGCCAAGCCAGACTGCGTTCAGAACCGCGACCGTAACCCTCCAAACGCTGATTGCGCCCGACGAAATGCGAAGCCGCGTAATGAGCCTGCAACGCTACAGCATGGGAGGTGTGGTCATATTCAGCCTGGTCGTCGGCTGGTTCGCGGAGATAACATCGGTATCGATCGCGCTCACGGCGATGGGCATCATCGGCTTGGTCGTTGGGCTGCTATTCTGGGTCTTCGGCGACCAGATTCGCGAGCTGGACGCATAG